Genomic window (Primulina eburnea isolate SZY01 chromosome 8, ASM2296580v1, whole genome shotgun sequence):
aaacaccgctagaccgtgatccagatccagaagaagaagaaccagatttcttgaaagactgagatcgagggctcaaagtactcggaggtctagaggaaagaatagccctaccacgctggagactgatctctgcctggcgacaccggttcactaacccatcatacgaagtaggattatcacagacagtgactcgatcaaaaatctcctggttaagaccctgaaggaaatggtcatacttggcctcagaactgccactgatatgaggagcaaagggtaacaactcgaagaacttctgctgatattcatcaacagacatactaccctgcttaagattcagaagttcaatcgtTTTTGCCtgacgaagggctggaggaaagtatagctgcatgaaagctgcacggaaatcggcccaagtcaccctaccctgagactggactatcggcgcagaagtcgatcgccaccacttacgcgcacggccctcgagaagaaaactaagggtctccatctgctgctcttcggtgcactggaatgcacggaaacaactctccatgcgctctaaccaatcctcagcatcatcgggagtctcaccaccgactaaaggcttaggccccatctgaatgaaacggtgcatctcaaaacgcctagggccatcccgacgatgacgatgttcacgatgacgcctacgatcatcctagtcaccccaacgacctacactcccctgactactctcatcaccaaagtggtcagccatcgctacaagatagaatggggaaaatggtaaaatggtcaacgaaaatcccaaaacagaatctatatcccaaaatcatatgcatgctctgataccataaatgtagtgacccgttccagaatcacctactaatgaagaactaagcatgcaattaacttaattaataataatcagagataacagcggaaatatggccgacgacaatagttatacaacccaaacgaaaaatccaggacaactcaaactaaaatgaaatatacggtacaaccatatcgaatcaaaaagataacgaagaactaaaccaaccatctactcaacgtcctcctcctcctcctcttgtagctgtccaacctgaggcctgccccgtgggaatggggtgtccaagataaacaaaaccgaggacgtgagcgataagaacgcccagtacaaaagcatgagtatacaagcctatatgaaatgcacatgctatgatatgataccagggtagtcaagaaacaggagtaacaaaggatctcaaaatgctcagtctagaggcgccaagtggatagtgccgcgcggtactcctctgggtcactgcatccactacaagaacagacgtggacctaaaatgtcccggatcaccgaagccctccggacccgtcggccactgtgtactctcggtgtccatgcgtccacaacacaagacagggctgagcggccccacaagatatagcttatctcgaaagagatacagctcaacagtaaaggctatctcgaaggagatacggctcaacatgaaatgcaacatgcatcataaaacgtgacataatagcatgcatcatatgacatatatcaatgcaccacataatcatgcaacacatataaggatgtatactcgaccaggatatctcggatagtactttcgtacctctatcacagcaagcctagccttacgcaacaccgttaatcaggtctagaacaagcctacgcatcaaaagcatacccaatgaacaatactaccatgctcgactagcaaaaccagtactaccaaaggtttagggtttaccttcgtccgtcgacagcccttagatgtcgattgcctcataactcaggcgtcgctacgctaccaatcctggcagctcttggctatcgctcgaccgacaactaaccctagaaaccttccaaacttctcaaatatgagacacaactcaagaatttgcaatgcaaaatgaggaaatccgagcactatttataggctatgttcggatccaccgaacccacttcggaacgtccgaactccttcgtgtccatcggctcttgacacctcatgatcggatccaccgaacctacacttcggatcatccgaacttgcatgcaaactgacgtgtcgatcaactcttgacacctcatgatcggatccaccgaacccacttcggatcgtccgaactcttcggtgctaccgaaccatcttcggtccgtccgatcatgaccacggtcaaaattacacattaaaccttcttaatcaccattaatccgttaattacccaatttggaattcgggctactacagtacatcctcagtgaagtacttggcaaAGAACACTTCCTTGAATCCAGTCCAAGACAAAGTCTGCACATTCACTGCCACTGATGCGTTCTCTCACCATAGTCTAGCGTCCCCAGTCAACAAGAAGGTGACACATCTAACCCTATCTGCATcagtcagttccataaagtcgaaTATTACCTcaatggatttgatccatccttcagctatcatcgggttaGTGGTACCCGAGAATTCCTTTggactcatcctcctaaacctctcatacactgcttccggttggggcctcgcccctacaCCCGCTGCTgtagcctggttccccgcaaattgcgcgaagaactgcgtcatacctgcaagcatttgtgcctgcatgtctggaggtagaggtggaggtggaggagcgtCTCTCCTCTCCTCTCGAGCTTCTCTATCCTCGTCCCTTGCTTCACGGTCaaccacacgtctaggaggcatactgttccaataatttacccaacacgtaaacccaatatgcatgaacatgatataaatgacataagatgcacgtactacAACTTgaaatatgcacatgctgaaatcagaacttaatgcttactacataacataatttgaaactttaaaacttaaagacttgaggtgtgatttcgtgagcttcttgcgactggcagtaggcgtaaccctttacaagaacatctctctgataccaactataacgaaccgtactcttgctacttaaaatttgcggaaattttaaattttcataaataaaaatattcatacggtcgtcaactCATCGCTCCTAAAAATATATTGGAAAGCATCCATCACCAATGAAATTTTTGCTAAAAAAAAAGcttgctcaaaacatctcgcatcaaaacataaaatcagagtattaatattttcatgcttaaatCTAAAATAACGTGAGCGGTCCACGGGTctagccttccgctcagtccaagcctgctccttgttCGCCaactcctgtctcctcatagacatcctcacctgcatcgatcaagtccagcgagtctaaagactcaacagttTACTTATTACCGTCGCTACGTTTACCGACGGTATTCATGtgctaaactgtcgctaattagcaacggtttatagattccgtcgctaatattttaggtaaaataaaaaaaatttaagaatttaataaatctgtgttttcaattgataCAATCGTGGacgagataaaaaatttaaaagtcgggaagtgataaaatcgtgtaagagataaaaattttaatcgttttgaagtggtaaaaaaatcgtgtaagagataaaaattttaagtgttgtgaagttgtaaaatcgttaagaaacaaaaatttaagtgttgtgaagttgtaaaatcatgtaagtgagaaaaaatttaattgttgtgaagtgaagtggaagaaattgaagtaaagttgtatttatagagagtggtgaaAGAAAATGGGGGGAAGTTTAGGGGGGaaagaaattttttgaaaatggcaACGGTTTTAGTTAAAttgtaaatcggcgacggtttaatctAAACAGTCGCtacattttgcgacggttttgtatTTAACGGTCGCtaatttagcaacggttttggCAAAATCCGTCGCTAGTTTTAAACATGCGACTGGTTTTTATAACCGtggctacatttagcgacggtatagATTAAACTGTCGCAAAATTGTAAATCGGCGACAGATtaagtaaaaccgtcgctacatttcGCGACGGTTAAagaaaaaactgtcgctaaatagaATAAACGACAACGGAGAAAAGACACTCAAGAActgttaaaaaatttaaaaatagaatAATGACCAAAAACCTGTCGctattttaaatcggcgacggttttcaaaaacctgttgctattttaaatttaaatcggcgacggattttctaaaaccgtcgccgatctgccTCTAGCGACAGTTTTAAATTCGTCGCTACATTAAACTTTgtgacggttttagtaaacctgtcgctaatagcgacggtctttgtttaaaccgtcgctaaaccgtcgccgatatataaatagcgacggttataatCCGTCGCTAGTttgaatcggcgacggtttaaaaaaaaaccgcTAATCTACAACGGTTCACTAAAATCGTTGTcgtttctataaaaaaaaacgtCAATCAACAACAGTTTTattaaaccgttgtcgtttgtcaaaaaataaaacaccaatccacaacggtttttataaaatcgTTGTGGTATGTTGAAAAAAAACACGCTCATacacaacagtttttaaaaccgttgtcgtatcccaaaaaaacacgctcttagacaacggtttttaaaaaccgttgtcgtatctcaaaaaaaacacgctcatagacaacggttttaaaaccgttgtcgtagacatatcTAAGACAACGGTTGTTaagaaaccgttgtcgattgtccaaaaaaacgctgaaagacaacagtttttagaaaaaccgttgtcgttgacaccataaaagacaacggtttttacaaaaccgttgtcaaaacacacctacgacaacggttttcactaaaaccgttgttaaaaactatacgacaacggtttttttgaaaaaccgttgtcgtagctgcGTTGTTGTTgggcgtttttcttgtagtgaaagACAATTCACGACagacacctcaacagaatggagtggcggagcggatgaaCAGAACTTTGTTGGACATAACAAGGGCTATGTTGAGAACTGCGAGTCTAGGCAAgtcattttgggcagaagcagtcaaaaccgcttgttatattatcaatcgttctcttTCAGTGGCGATTTATCTaaagactccgatggagatgtggaccgaGAAGCCGACAGaatattctcatttgcatacatttggaagtcctgtgtacgttctgtacaatgagtaaagatcaaagttggattcgaaatccagaaaatgtgtCTTCTTGGTTTATGATGATGGAGTAAAagggtttcgcttgtgggatcctattgttcacaagcttgtcatcaacagggatgttatctttgaggaagataaagtaaaagGAGAAAAAGGCACACCGAATTCAGAAAATACTATTTTTCAGGTGGAAAATAAGACGGACGAAGatcaagtttcttgtgaagcagtaccagagcacaaagaacaagaacatgttgagtctaAGGTTTCCAttgtgaggcagtcaactcgagacagaagaccaccaggttgtctttcagattatgtaactgaaagcaacattgcatattgtctattatcagaggatggcGAGCCATCGAATTTCCACGAGGATACTCAGAGCTCGGATGTATCCTtatggatgatagcaatgcaagaagaattGGAGACATTAGACatgaataaaacttgggatcttgttacactaccacaagggaggaaagccattggaaacaaatgggtctataagatcaagcgtgatggcaataaccaagtggagcggtatcgtgctaTATTTGTGGTATTGTGTTttacctacatctagaacagctagatgtgaaaacgatatttcttcatggagattttgaagaaaaaatctatatgctccagccagaaggttttgcaAAAAAAGggaaagagaacttggtttgcaggttgaaaaaatctctgtacggtctcaaacaggcgccgaggtgttggtacaagagatttgattcctatatcatgagccttggatataacagactgagtgcagacccttgtacaaatttcaagaggtctggtaatgattatatcatttgctgttgtatgtggacgacatgttggtagcaggccccaacaaagatcaggtccaaggattgaaggcacagttggctagagaatttgatatgaaggacttgggaccagcaaacaagattctagggatgcaagttcaccgagatagaagtaacagaaagatttggctctcttagaaaaattatttgaagaaagtcttttaacgcttcaacatgcaagatagcaAACCAATatcgacccctcttcctgttaacttcaagttatcctccgagatgtgtcctatcagcgaagcagagaggatggagatgtctcgagtaccatatgcatcagcagtaggaagtttgatgttcgccatgTTATATACAAGACCGAACATTGCTCAAgtagtgggagcagttagtcggtatatggtgAATCCTGGatgagagcattggagcactgttaagaggatccttagatacattaagggtacctcgaatgctgcattatgttatggaggatcggattttacactcagAGGCTAtgccgattcagattatgcaggtggtcttgataagaggaaatctactactggttatgtgtttacacttgcgGGGGAGCAGTAAGttgggtttcaaaactgcatACAGTTGTGCCGTTActacaacagaggcagaatacatggcagctactcaaggtTGCAAGGAGGAAATAaggattaaaaggttattggaggagatcggaCACAAACAAAAGaatgttcctttgttttgtgacagtcagaaTGCCTTGCACGTtgcaaggaatccagcctttcattccaggacgaaacacattggagtacaatttcTTTTTGTGCGAGAAGTAGTAGCAGAAGGAAGCGTGAATATGCAGAATATCCATACGAAAGAAAACATAGCTGATTTCTGACCAAACCAGTAAAaactgataagtttgagtggtgtagatcctcaagtggtctagcggaaacgtaagcagcagggaATGACAAGATCGAAAtatgtgtggagatgtgtttgattctcaatcaaatctccaagtgggagaaatgtcgacAAAAACATTAAAAGAGGTGGGGACAAAAATAATGAACACATGTTGCATGCCTTGAAATTTTAAATGCAAAGTTGGAAAAGTTTGAAACGAAAACTTTAGTTCAGACGAAGAATTGCATCTATAAATAGATTCATTCCTTCATCAGTTGGAGTATCACATTCTCAAGCAACATCTTGAGTTGTCTCTCTTCTCTCctattagttctataatatttttgaagtgtttgttctcctgtattaagagagtgtgttctCTTTGTAAACACattgagtgagttgtacaccacaaaatattatagtgaaaattcttttcatcttgcccatggtttttaccctaataattatTAGGGGTTtttcacgtaaatctcggtgtctagtttattctttattttctggttttattatctcaaattccgtaCGTGAGACCAACAGAAAGCACCCACAATCGTTTTACTCCCTCCATTACTTCCcgagtatttaaattttaacTTCGTGAACTAATCTATTGCAGGCATCCATAAGCTCCAGATTATCATAACAATAGCACAAATGCTACCCCCTTTTCCATTTTCTGAAATCCAGCAATATAAATCAAAACAATCTACCTCTCCGAAACGAAACTAGCCAACGCCATAGTGATGATAATTTCCACACCTCTTGAGCATGCCATCACTAGAAAATTAATATGAGCGGATAtagaaaatcaaatttaaagGGCAAGATAGTCGATATGAGAGTAGTTTTATTCGATTGATATTACACacttttgatttttaaaatgttttctttaaactaaataagaaatagagtgatttttatttattggtTTTGGATTTCTCTTAGGGAATCTCTTGGGGACTCTTTCTTCGAATTTATGTATGAGTGGGAACTCTTCAAAAATCTTGGAGGCAAGAAACACATCAAAGGATAAAAAGAATATAGAGATATTGGCTACGGCTCGCCATTTGGCAGTGAGAGTGATCACTCATTCCTTTATCCCACCATGATAAACTTCGTCGGGATAACCTTCTGACACGTGTCATGAACCAATAATTTGATTCCATTTGAAgccaatctatatatatatatatatatatggtataTGGTTGTATGTTGTGAACACCGGTCAGCTTGCTTTAGGCTCCTTATCCtccaaaattatataatatattctCAAGTGTGAGAATGTCTGCCTTTGTAGGAAAGTACGCTGGTAAgtatatgcatgcttttattaaTTTCACCTCTCTTTCGTTCTATCATATCTATTATGTGTATTTTGCGTGTTGCACATATATGGACCTTTGTCGGATGGCGAGGGGAGTAATAGCACTTGAATGCATtcatatttattgattttttgtttttactaTTAAAGAAGTTTGTTACAACTGAGTCTCAAACAAGTCTTGTTTGAGATCTTGATGTCACATGGATTATTATTGAATATAGAAGGTTACCTTTTGTAATTTGAACAGTAGATAGGGATGGTTGGAAAGCacaaaaattttcagaaaatttcatGCTATGTACATCTTACCTAATGGTGTATCTAAATGAACATTTATCTTCCCATGTAGAGTCTATTGAAAAAAGCGCGGGCTCTACTTTTTATCGATAAATATTAGTTTTGGATACATTGTTGAGGTAATGTCCTAAGTAGCATCTTATTATCCAAATCTACGCCTTTTGTACCATTTTGATGGGACAAAAATGAGACAAgatgtttgaaattaatggGCCTAGTTGCATGGCTTTCTCTGTATTGATAAAGCGTGGTCTCTTCCCTCGAGGAAAAAGCATATTCAATTGGTGAAAAAAGTTCGAAAATTGGATAGCGGTTCATTGGAGTTTTCAAGGAAATtagttttttaattattatggaAAAATCAATACAAGTAGAAATTCCATAAACCTTGGATTGAAATACTTGGTGGATCATTACATGAGTATTCCAAATATAGTAACAGAGAAGTATATCATTATACTGGTCTAGTTAATACAATGAATTTATGTATATCAATATATGTGTAGATGAACTGATCAAGAATGCCAAGTACATAGCCACACCAGGCAAGGGCATATTAGCCGCCGACGAGAGCACCGGAACCATCGGAAAACGCCTTTCCAGCATAAACGTGGAGAACATTGAATCCAATCGCCAAGCCCTCCGTGAGCTTCTCTTCACCTCCCCTTCCGCCCTTCAATACCTCTCCGGTGTCATCCTTTTCGAGGAAACCCTCTACCAGAAAACCTCCGACGGCAAGCCCTTCGTCGATGTGCTCCAAGAAAACGGTGTACTTCCAGGAATCAAGGTCGACAAGGGTACCGTAGATCTCGCTGGGACCAATGGAGAGACCACCACTCAGGGATTCGACTCGCTCGGCATTCGATGCCAACAGTTCTACAAGGCCGGAGCCCGGTTCGCCAAGTGGCGGGCGGTTCTCAAGATTGGTGTCACTGAGCCGTCTGAGTTGAGTATTCAGCAGAATGCGCAGGGGTTGGCTCGTTATGCGATAATCTGTCAGGAAAACGGGCTGGTGCCGATTGTGGAGCCGGAGGTGCTGACGGATGGGAGCCATGATATTAAGAAATGCGCTGCGGTGACTGAAACTGTGCTTGCGGCGGTTTACAAGGCGCTGAATGAGCAGCATGTGCTGTTGGAAGGGACCCTTCTGAAGCCTAACATGGTTACTCCCGGCTCCGACAGCCCCAAggtaatattaatattaatgggATTATTATTCAGCGAACAAATGACTAAGTTAATGTTAATTTCAAGGTTGTCCAAGGATTCATtaacttttataattttttttagattaaGCTAGATATTTTTCACATTCTacataacacacacacacacacacaaaacttCTACAG
Coding sequences:
- the LOC140838894 gene encoding fructose-bisphosphate aldolase 5, cytosolic, yielding MSAFVGKYADELIKNAKYIATPGKGILAADESTGTIGKRLSSINVENIESNRQALRELLFTSPSALQYLSGVILFEETLYQKTSDGKPFVDVLQENGVLPGIKVDKGTVDLAGTNGETTTQGFDSLGIRCQQFYKAGARFAKWRAVLKIGVTEPSELSIQQNAQGLARYAIICQENGLVPIVEPEVLTDGSHDIKKCAAVTETVLAAVYKALNEQHVLLEGTLLKPNMVTPGSDSPKVTPEVIADYTVTALRRTVPPAVPGIVFLSGGQSEEEATLNLNAMNKLDVLKPWTLSFSFGRALQQSTLKIWSGKKENVEKAQAAFLQRCKANSEATLGKYGGGSGDSLASESLYEKGYKY